In one window of Sporomusaceae bacterium FL31 DNA:
- a CDS encoding sodium:proton antiporter produces the protein MEQNFAIAAQWVLLALIATVFSIRLGISVALMEIAVGVIGGNAMNLEITPWVTFLAGLGAVVLTFLAGAEIDPDSLKENMTQSLVIGFLSFLLPFLGGMGFAYYVFGGDTHASKIAGIALSTTSVAVVYAVMVESGLSSSRLGQAILAACFITDLGTVVALGLLFTGFSMKVLWFTVILIVTVFFVTPIATKVFEWYGGRVSEPEIKFIFLILLALAYLAVISGSEAVLPAYIIGMAMARFFKYYKETLHKMRAIIFAAFTPFYFIKAGALVAPSALHTMFGSIFLFLMVKMAAKFIGVLPATKLFQYDHKTGIYTTLLMSTGLTFGRISALYGLANNYIDSNQYSVLVATVILSAVIPTMIAQKWFFPAPLDAVFLIDQPSDKVERSAENGN, from the coding sequence GTGGAACAGAATTTTGCTATCGCAGCGCAGTGGGTGCTATTGGCACTTATTGCAACTGTATTTTCAATCCGTCTTGGAATTTCAGTTGCATTAATGGAAATTGCAGTAGGAGTCATCGGCGGTAATGCCATGAATCTCGAAATTACTCCTTGGGTTACTTTTTTAGCTGGTCTTGGTGCAGTTGTTTTAACCTTCTTGGCGGGTGCAGAAATTGATCCAGATAGCCTTAAAGAAAACATGACTCAGAGTCTAGTTATTGGGTTCCTATCTTTTTTGCTGCCATTCCTTGGTGGTATGGGCTTTGCTTATTACGTATTCGGCGGGGATACTCATGCATCCAAAATTGCGGGTATTGCATTATCTACTACTTCTGTAGCTGTCGTTTACGCTGTAATGGTAGAAAGTGGCTTGTCGTCCAGCCGATTAGGGCAAGCAATTTTGGCAGCTTGTTTCATTACTGATCTTGGAACAGTAGTGGCTCTCGGACTATTATTCACTGGGTTTTCTATGAAAGTATTGTGGTTTACAGTCATATTAATCGTTACAGTCTTTTTTGTGACACCGATTGCTACCAAGGTGTTTGAGTGGTATGGCGGACGTGTTAGCGAACCAGAAATCAAATTCATCTTTTTAATACTATTAGCCCTTGCCTATTTGGCTGTTATCAGCGGAAGTGAAGCCGTTCTGCCAGCGTACATTATCGGCATGGCTATGGCACGCTTTTTTAAATATTACAAAGAAACTCTTCATAAAATGAGAGCCATCATTTTTGCAGCATTTACTCCTTTTTATTTTATTAAAGCAGGTGCGCTGGTTGCTCCTTCGGCATTGCACACAATGTTTGGCTCTATTTTTCTCTTCTTGATGGTTAAGATGGCAGCGAAGTTTATCGGTGTATTACCAGCCACGAAACTTTTTCAGTATGATCATAAAACCGGTATCTATACAACCTTATTAATGAGTACAGGACTCACTTTTGGTAGAATTTCAGCACTATACGGGCTGGCTAATAACTATATTGATAGTAATCAATACAGCGTATTGGTTGCTACGGTAATTTTAAGCGCAGTCATTCCCACCATGATTGCTCAAAAATGGTTTTTCCCAGCACCGCTTGACGCCGTTTTTTTAATTGATCAACCAAGTGATAAGGTTGAAAGGAGTGCAGAAAATGGAAATTAA
- the eno_1 gene encoding enolase, with product MAQKIAAIHALEILDSRGNPTVRVNIKLDTGVMASASVPSGASTGENEALELRDGDKNRYGGKGVLKAVANVNDKIASHLIGEDVTDQSKIDKMMIDLDGTPTKATLGANAILGVSMAVAKAAALTEGLPLYTYLGGKAATRLPVPMMNILNGGKHADNSVDFQEFMVMPIGAPTFAEALRYGAETFHALKKILGQKGYITNVGDEGGFAPNLKSNDEACEVIIEAIQKAGFNPGIDIALALDPAASSFFEQGRYNLSKSGQGQKNSSEMTRLYKAWIEKYPIVSIEDGLDENDWDGFREHTAVLGDKIQIVGDDIFVTNTKFIERGINEKSTNAVLIKLNQIGTVTETIEAISMCRKANWGYVISHRSGETEDTFLADFAVAMGGGQIKTGSACRSERVAKYNRLLEIEAELGVSAVFKNPLA from the coding sequence ATGGCTCAAAAAATAGCCGCTATTCATGCATTAGAAATTCTTGATTCTCGTGGTAATCCTACAGTAAGAGTTAATATCAAACTAGATACCGGTGTTATGGCTTCAGCTTCCGTTCCATCGGGGGCATCCACGGGAGAGAATGAAGCACTCGAACTCAGAGATGGAGATAAGAATCGTTATGGTGGTAAAGGTGTACTGAAAGCTGTTGCTAATGTCAATGATAAGATCGCTTCTCATCTTATTGGCGAGGATGTTACAGACCAGTCTAAAATTGATAAAATGATGATCGACCTTGACGGCACTCCAACTAAAGCAACCTTAGGTGCAAATGCAATATTAGGAGTATCTATGGCAGTCGCTAAAGCAGCAGCCTTAACGGAAGGTCTACCCTTATACACATATCTAGGTGGTAAAGCTGCAACTCGATTGCCTGTGCCAATGATGAATATTCTAAATGGCGGAAAACATGCTGATAACAGTGTTGATTTTCAGGAATTTATGGTTATGCCAATTGGTGCCCCAACATTTGCAGAAGCTCTTAGATATGGTGCTGAGACCTTTCATGCATTAAAGAAAATACTTGGACAGAAGGGATATATCACTAATGTTGGCGATGAGGGGGGATTTGCTCCTAATCTAAAGAGTAATGATGAAGCTTGCGAAGTCATTATTGAAGCCATACAAAAGGCCGGTTTTAATCCAGGTATAGATATCGCTCTTGCACTTGACCCAGCAGCCAGCTCTTTTTTTGAACAAGGTAGATATAATTTATCCAAGTCAGGACAAGGTCAAAAAAACAGTAGTGAAATGACTCGGTTATACAAGGCTTGGATCGAGAAGTATCCCATTGTATCCATTGAGGATGGCTTGGATGAAAACGACTGGGATGGCTTCCGGGAGCATACAGCGGTTTTAGGAGATAAAATTCAAATTGTTGGTGATGATATTTTTGTTACGAACACTAAGTTTATTGAACGTGGCATCAACGAAAAAAGCACCAATGCAGTGCTAATTAAGCTGAACCAAATCGGTACAGTGACTGAGACGATTGAAGCTATCAGTATGTGCCGTAAAGCCAATTGGGGTTATGTAATTTCACATAGGTCTGGAGAAACCGAAGATACCTTCTTAGCTGATTTTGCGGTAGCAATGGGTGGTGGGCAAATTAAGACCGGCTCTGCTTGCCGTAGTGAGCGGGTTGCTAAATATAACCGACTTTTGGAAATTGAAGCTGAACTCGGAGTGTCTGCTGTATTTAAAAACCCATTAGCTTAA
- a CDS encoding recombinase XerD, with the protein MKFVEPFRNKKEVEAVRLYLRGKDIKHGLWFWIGVNSALRISDLLSLRVGNIRKPDGSIVNKITLKEQKTGKTKEFPISDKIRTEIQTVIQQYKLEDDDDPLFPSHKKGEDRSLKPIGRSYANQLITEAALMCNIKGNYGSHSMRKSFAYFAWQQGTDVLLLMDLLNHSSPKDLRRYIGITQDQLNEIYLSVDLG; encoded by the coding sequence TTGAAATTCGTAGAGCCTTTTCGAAATAAAAAAGAGGTAGAAGCAGTTCGATTGTATCTAAGAGGAAAAGATATTAAGCACGGACTATGGTTTTGGATAGGCGTTAATTCAGCGCTTCGGATTTCCGACCTACTATCATTAAGAGTAGGCAATATAAGAAAGCCAGATGGCAGTATTGTCAATAAAATTACTCTCAAAGAACAAAAGACAGGAAAAACCAAAGAATTTCCGATTTCTGATAAAATCCGGACAGAAATCCAGACTGTAATCCAACAATATAAATTAGAAGATGATGATGACCCACTATTCCCCAGCCACAAAAAGGGAGAAGATCGTTCATTAAAACCAATTGGGCGTTCTTATGCTAATCAGTTAATTACCGAAGCAGCTCTAATGTGCAACATCAAAGGAAACTATGGTAGTCACTCCATGCGAAAAAGTTTTGCTTATTTTGCCTGGCAACAAGGAACTGATGTTTTATTACTAATGGACTTGTTAAATCACTCATCACCCAAAGACTTACGACGTTATATCGGCATTACTCAGGATCAGTTGAACGAAATATACTTAAGCGTGGATTTAGGCTAA
- a CDS encoding methyltransferase, with protein MHMFTNQFMSSQNNLEFLKTTMMGPNAMRVAEELASFLNVNENMRILDLGCGSGLSTLLLTQKYGAKVFAADLWISPSENYERFKSIGINDKAVPISVDATKGLPFANEYFDLLFTVDAYHYFGDTAEMLPSLIPFVKKGGYIAVAIPGLKYEFGGNVPDDMQPFWNREMERTLHSLDWWKDLWNKAEDIEMVDSREMACCRQAWKEWLTGYHLVVADDIKMMEAEGGKYFNLVQLIAKVI; from the coding sequence ATGCACATGTTTACAAATCAGTTTATGTCCAGTCAGAATAACCTGGAATTCTTGAAAACTACCATGATGGGGCCTAATGCCATGCGAGTAGCAGAGGAATTAGCATCATTCCTAAATGTCAATGAGAATATGCGTATACTTGACCTCGGTTGTGGGAGCGGTCTTTCCACGCTCTTGCTGACACAAAAATACGGCGCAAAAGTTTTCGCCGCCGACTTGTGGATTTCACCGAGTGAAAACTATGAGCGTTTTAAATCTATCGGGATTAACGATAAAGCCGTTCCAATTTCAGTAGACGCAACCAAAGGATTGCCTTTCGCAAATGAATATTTTGACCTGTTATTTACTGTGGACGCTTACCATTATTTCGGGGATACGGCGGAAATGCTCCCGTCGCTCATTCCTTTTGTGAAAAAGGGCGGCTATATCGCCGTGGCTATTCCCGGCTTAAAATATGAATTTGGGGGAAATGTTCCCGATGATATGCAGCCGTTTTGGAATAGGGAGATGGAAAGAACCCTGCACTCTCTTGATTGGTGGAAGGATTTGTGGAATAAGGCCGAAGACATTGAAATGGTGGACAGTCGCGAAATGGCCTGTTGTAGACAGGCATGGAAAGAATGGCTGACCGGTTATCATCTCGTTGTTGCTGATGACATCAAAATGATGGAGGCCGAAGGTGGAAAATACTTTAATCTTGTTCAGTTGATTGCTAAAGTTATTTGA
- the mcpC gene encoding methyl-accepting chemotaxis protein — protein MKPLFSWFKRKQVNQQINKPLTPDITKSTKEIIMKDIKNIYISATEINQTNINYLCDVADGASFVLGFVSPDNNFEHIAEQIKGFLPVGTHFVLVSTAGELYNDAAFGGDLYQDAVEGRKSILLQSFSKRMFTNVEVASVPLFSDANNIQSVEDKVSSICNELDRVKIPFKINNHDTLALTFIDGLSNSETFFMQAVYKSRKFPCLFIGGSAAGKLDFKNTYIYDGKSVRQHYAVICFVRLKANYRFGVLKSQAFIKDTEDYFTISDANPTSRYVSKVINENDESVSFIEFLKKRFQCTSVPELTKKLEPYGFAIDVGGEIFIRTINHIDEANDRVYFYCDLSLGEKLYLAKRASAKQVLEKDWKSFCNYKPEPIGGILNDCIVRRLVNMSEFRGSQAFPDIPIIGFSSFGELLGININETLTALFFYELKEQEENDYYDDYYNNFPIHYSSFEQYFLKRRLTQMEIINSLHSQAVRLLEPMQQAIPSIIEEVNEIDKRFREIGQGNNNLSKIFAEHIAGLEKISQFDKQVEPKFNDLVNNSNEIKAVLEIILNIAAQTDLLALNAAIEAARSGEHGRGFAVVADEVRKLAENTKNSLENSNDSINLLLNDIEEIKNTLQISKEHKNVFEKDINIFTNSLNMTTGNIQNTVAIITNSLNQLNELGACTHFSQTKLDQLVPLLKSMDHSK, from the coding sequence ATGAAGCCATTGTTTAGTTGGTTTAAACGAAAACAAGTTAATCAGCAAATAAATAAACCATTAACCCCAGATATTACTAAGTCGACTAAAGAAATAATTATGAAAGATATCAAAAACATCTATATTTCGGCTACCGAAATCAATCAAACAAATATTAATTATTTGTGCGATGTGGCAGATGGGGCATCCTTTGTTTTAGGTTTTGTCTCGCCAGACAATAATTTTGAACACATAGCGGAACAAATCAAAGGTTTCTTACCTGTAGGGACTCATTTTGTTTTAGTTTCTACCGCTGGTGAGCTTTACAATGATGCCGCATTCGGTGGAGATTTGTATCAGGATGCCGTCGAAGGTAGAAAGAGCATTCTCTTACAGTCTTTCTCTAAAAGGATGTTTACTAACGTTGAAGTAGCTTCTGTTCCATTGTTTAGTGATGCTAATAATATTCAAAGCGTGGAAGATAAAGTTAGTAGTATTTGTAATGAGCTGGATCGGGTAAAGATTCCATTTAAAATTAACAATCATGACACATTAGCGCTTACTTTTATTGACGGGCTGTCTAATAGTGAAACTTTTTTTATGCAGGCTGTTTATAAAAGTCGTAAATTTCCCTGCTTATTTATCGGTGGATCGGCCGCTGGAAAGCTTGATTTTAAAAATACTTATATTTATGATGGTAAATCCGTTCGCCAACATTATGCAGTAATTTGCTTTGTCAGATTAAAAGCCAATTACCGCTTTGGGGTGCTAAAGTCTCAAGCTTTCATTAAGGATACAGAGGACTATTTTACAATATCAGATGCCAATCCCACTTCACGGTATGTTAGTAAAGTGATAAACGAGAATGATGAAAGTGTTAGTTTTATTGAATTTCTTAAAAAACGGTTTCAGTGCACCTCTGTGCCTGAATTGACAAAAAAACTAGAACCTTATGGATTTGCGATTGATGTTGGAGGCGAGATTTTCATCCGAACTATTAACCACATTGATGAAGCAAATGATAGGGTATATTTCTATTGCGATTTGTCTTTAGGAGAGAAACTATATCTTGCCAAACGCGCATCGGCCAAACAGGTACTTGAAAAAGATTGGAAATCTTTTTGTAATTATAAACCTGAACCTATCGGTGGAATTTTAAACGATTGTATTGTACGCCGTCTTGTTAATATGTCTGAATTCAGAGGCTCCCAAGCATTTCCTGATATTCCCATTATTGGCTTCTCAAGCTTTGGTGAACTTTTGGGGATTAATATCAACGAAACGTTAACAGCACTTTTCTTCTATGAATTAAAAGAGCAAGAAGAAAATGATTATTATGATGATTATTATAATAACTTTCCTATTCATTACAGCAGCTTTGAACAATATTTTTTGAAGCGCCGCCTGACCCAAATGGAAATTATTAATTCTTTGCATAGCCAGGCAGTCAGGTTATTGGAGCCTATGCAACAGGCTATACCTTCAATTATTGAAGAGGTTAATGAAATAGATAAACGTTTTCGGGAAATTGGTCAAGGCAATAATAATTTATCCAAAATATTTGCTGAGCATATCGCGGGGCTTGAAAAGATATCTCAATTTGATAAACAGGTAGAACCAAAATTCAATGACTTAGTTAATAACAGCAATGAAATCAAAGCAGTGTTGGAAATTATTTTAAACATTGCTGCACAAACTGATTTATTAGCATTAAATGCGGCCATTGAAGCCGCGCGTTCGGGGGAACATGGCAGGGGATTTGCTGTCGTGGCTGATGAGGTAAGAAAGCTGGCCGAAAATACGAAAAACAGTCTAGAGAATTCCAATGATTCTATAAATCTATTGCTGAACGATATTGAAGAAATAAAAAATACGTTACAAATCAGCAAAGAGCATAAGAATGTGTTTGAAAAGGATATCAATATTTTTACAAATTCTTTGAATATGACGACTGGGAATATTCAAAATACAGTAGCTATTATTACTAATTCTTTGAATCAATTGAATGAACTAGGTGCTTGCACCCATTTTAGTCAAACGAAGTTAGATCAGTTAGTTCCACTACTTAAATCTATGGATCATAGCAAATAA
- the smc_2 gene encoding chromosome partition protein Smc: MSEYENIPETNHPEKGKWFTYGGKVDETLMNMLKEAQKTAGIKKFSDFMNDMLNIYRENKQDTEPPQMQVIKKAVTDIIMSTESLLGAMQIVEADKFKSIAEYQQRAQHAEENALLTEDKISELNKEIAHLKKELVLAQDESKSVQTELVDEIERRKSIEGMIKRIQRIADDAVVQKEKAELERDNALNTAIEVKNKAASLEAANQDLQVRINSIEAAVKQSQEELLSERNINKMLNQSLTRETIARNRLEERLQMMEPQIQASNEKIESLQVEIGNLRLNEQALLQKVSILESETQTFNKP; the protein is encoded by the coding sequence ATGAGTGAGTATGAAAACATACCTGAGACTAATCATCCTGAGAAGGGTAAATGGTTTACATATGGGGGAAAAGTTGATGAGACCTTAATGAACATGCTTAAAGAGGCTCAAAAAACGGCAGGTATCAAAAAATTCTCTGATTTCATGAATGATATGTTAAATATTTACCGAGAGAATAAACAAGATACCGAACCACCTCAAATGCAAGTTATTAAGAAAGCAGTTACTGATATCATCATGTCGACAGAAAGTTTGTTAGGGGCTATGCAAATTGTTGAAGCAGATAAATTCAAATCAATTGCCGAATATCAGCAGCGCGCTCAGCACGCTGAAGAAAATGCCCTTTTAACAGAAGATAAGATTAGCGAATTGAACAAAGAAATAGCTCATCTGAAAAAGGAATTAGTATTAGCGCAAGACGAAAGCAAGTCTGTGCAAACAGAACTAGTTGATGAGATTGAACGAAGAAAAAGTATTGAGGGAATGATTAAGCGAATTCAGAGGATTGCTGATGATGCTGTAGTTCAAAAGGAAAAAGCAGAGCTAGAACGTGATAATGCTTTAAATACTGCTATAGAAGTTAAAAATAAAGCAGCCTCGTTAGAGGCTGCTAATCAAGACTTACAAGTCAGAATTAATTCTATTGAGGCAGCCGTTAAACAAAGTCAAGAAGAACTTCTTTCTGAAAGAAATATTAATAAGATGTTAAATCAATCATTAACTCGTGAAACTATCGCCAGGAATCGCTTAGAGGAGCGTTTGCAAATGATGGAACCTCAAATCCAAGCTTCTAATGAGAAAATAGAATCACTTCAAGTTGAAATAGGAAATCTACGTTTAAACGAACAGGCCTTACTGCAAAAGGTCTCTATATTAGAATCAGAAACACAAACTTTTAATAAACCTTGA
- a CDS encoding stage V sporulation protein K — protein MEDHKNDLILILAGYQKEMENFLQTNPGLRSRFPIHIDFPDYNQCELLQIAEQMCAMRQYTLSAEARNSLLRMISKHQSTRDENFGNARTVRNIIEKAIRRQAVRLIAKSSTTRQDLILIEPGDLTEVTA, from the coding sequence ATGGAAGATCATAAAAACGATCTTATTCTAATATTGGCTGGATACCAAAAAGAAATGGAAAACTTTTTGCAAACTAATCCTGGTTTGCGCTCCAGATTCCCTATCCATATTGACTTTCCAGATTATAACCAATGCGAATTATTACAAATTGCTGAACAGATGTGCGCAATGCGACAGTATACATTGTCAGCAGAAGCACGCAATTCCTTATTAAGAATGATATCAAAGCACCAAAGCACCAGGGATGAAAACTTTGGCAATGCTCGAACTGTCCGTAATATTATTGAAAAAGCAATTCGCCGTCAAGCAGTCCGATTAATCGCTAAATCAAGTACCACCAGGCAAGATTTGATTTTAATCGAACCAGGCGACTTAACGGAGGTGACAGCATGA
- the res_2 gene encoding DNA recombinase, which produces MNLFYIKEPISEGLWDEYTLIQNLYKIDKTFVEKTRQDSDRPELNRLLKSTKTGDTLFIESFSVIANSLFDFLRTIEQINRSELNLVILHERLDSATVEGKARLAAFSELANFDRKTSRNFQRENKNISLIEKRPSGRPKAKITDDLRKAYLTWKKGKITAVEAMRRSNLKRNTFYKLAKQLDEEFKGVSLF; this is translated from the coding sequence TTGAATCTCTTTTACATAAAAGAACCAATTTCAGAGGGATTGTGGGACGAATATACATTGATTCAAAATCTCTATAAGATTGATAAAACATTCGTGGAAAAAACGAGACAAGATTCAGACCGGCCAGAGTTAAATAGGTTGTTGAAAAGCACAAAAACTGGCGATACACTTTTTATCGAAAGTTTCAGTGTAATCGCAAACAGCTTATTCGATTTTCTGAGAACAATTGAGCAAATAAATAGAAGTGAGCTGAATCTAGTTATCTTACATGAGAGACTAGATTCAGCTACGGTTGAAGGAAAAGCACGGTTAGCAGCATTCTCTGAGCTTGCAAACTTTGATCGAAAAACATCTAGAAACTTTCAACGTGAAAATAAGAATATTTCCTTAATTGAAAAGAGACCTTCCGGAAGACCAAAAGCCAAAATAACTGATGATCTCCGTAAGGCTTACTTGACCTGGAAAAAAGGAAAAATAACAGCCGTAGAGGCTATGCGACGTTCAAACTTGAAACGAAATACATTTTACAAGTTAGCAAAGCAGTTAGATGAAGAGTTTAAAGGAGTTTCACTGTTCTAG
- a CDS encoding methyl-accepting chemotaxis protein: MLKIDPETAIEIVNFIFEKSAFHAIICDETGIIIADSAKTRIGIQHAGAKKILTTNIDRIIITEEDAMKLGGNIKAGTNLAIKDGINKIGNFGITGNPVFTEGLANVASGLVTARLQERENKDILRRCAESVASSLEKAAASIQQIASSSQQLTNSSQQASEVATHVNENIKKTHDIINFIQSVAAQTNLLGLNAAIEAARAGEHGRGFSVVAEEVRKLSDDSKKSAASISDILQKFHQSMECHR; the protein is encoded by the coding sequence ATGTTAAAGATTGATCCTGAGACGGCAATCGAGATCGTTAACTTTATTTTTGAAAAATCTGCTTTTCATGCAATTATTTGTGATGAAACTGGAATCATAATTGCTGATTCAGCTAAAACAAGAATTGGTATCCAACATGCTGGTGCAAAAAAAATACTTACAACAAATATTGATCGTATAATTATAACTGAAGAAGATGCTATGAAACTTGGCGGAAATATAAAAGCTGGTACTAACCTGGCGATTAAAGATGGAATAAATAAGATTGGAAACTTTGGTATAACTGGCAATCCAGTATTTACCGAAGGACTAGCTAATGTTGCGTCCGGGCTGGTGACTGCTCGCCTACAGGAAAGAGAAAATAAAGATATTTTAAGGCGTTGTGCAGAAAGCGTTGCATCATCATTAGAGAAGGCTGCCGCAAGTATTCAACAGATTGCTAGCAGTTCACAGCAATTAACAAATTCAAGTCAGCAAGCCTCAGAGGTCGCTACTCATGTTAATGAGAATATAAAAAAGACTCATGATATAATTAATTTTATTCAATCAGTTGCTGCTCAAACAAATCTTTTGGGGTTGAATGCTGCAATCGAGGCCGCGCGCGCAGGTGAGCATGGCAGAGGATTTTCTGTAGTTGCAGAAGAAGTAAGAAAGTTATCTGATGATAGTAAAAAATCAGCAGCTTCAATAAGTGATATTTTGCAAAAGTTTCATCAATCAATGGAATGTCACAGATAA
- the uspA gene encoding universal stress protein, with translation MEIKKIVVAYDGSSERERALNWAIDLAGKLRSDVVVVSVVKPPEFSPTISEIEEFYEDGEKHFRPLLNKVEEKVNSLSISLRVEILRGHPTESIVRYAFDRRADLVAMGTRGTGGFKSLIIGSVAQKVVTYSKVPVVVIK, from the coding sequence ATGGAAATTAAAAAAATAGTAGTTGCGTATGATGGGTCTTCGGAGCGTGAAAGAGCATTGAATTGGGCCATCGATCTCGCCGGAAAGCTAAGGAGCGATGTAGTAGTTGTGTCGGTTGTTAAGCCACCCGAATTTAGTCCTACAATTAGTGAGATTGAGGAATTCTACGAAGATGGCGAAAAGCATTTTCGTCCCTTATTAAATAAGGTTGAGGAAAAAGTAAATTCTCTTAGCATATCCTTGAGAGTTGAAATTTTGAGAGGACATCCTACTGAAAGTATTGTTCGTTACGCATTTGATCGCCGTGCCGATTTAGTGGCGATGGGAACCAGAGGGACTGGTGGATTTAAAAGTCTTATTATCGGAAGCGTTGCACAGAAGGTAGTTACTTATTCCAAAGTACCTGTGGTAGTAATAAAATGA